The following are encoded in a window of Sinomonas cyclohexanicum genomic DNA:
- a CDS encoding hotdog fold thioesterase, with amino-acid sequence MSDVAPAHTLAHPILTDDYATEWMGLKVLELGDGTATVATTLRREMLNGFGIAHGGMLFAIADSAFALACNPHSPAEDHSTVTVASGVDVNFLAPAHEGETITAIAGRRAQAGRSGVYDVQVFASPAGTAHTAEAPGRLVAEFRGRSRTIPQR; translated from the coding sequence ATGAGCGATGTTGCTCCCGCCCACACGCTGGCCCACCCGATCCTCACGGACGACTACGCCACCGAGTGGATGGGCCTGAAGGTCCTCGAACTCGGCGACGGCACCGCCACGGTCGCCACGACTCTCCGCCGCGAGATGCTCAACGGATTCGGGATCGCCCATGGCGGGATGCTGTTCGCCATCGCCGACTCCGCCTTCGCGCTCGCGTGCAACCCGCACAGCCCCGCCGAGGACCACAGCACCGTCACCGTCGCCTCCGGAGTGGACGTGAACTTCCTGGCCCCGGCCCACGAGGGCGAGACCATCACGGCCATCGCCGGCCGCCGCGCCCAGGCCGGCCGCAGCGGCGTCTACGACGTCCAGGTCTTCGCCTCCCCCGCCGGCACCGCGCACACCGCCGAGGCCCCCGGGCGGCTCGTCGCGGAGTTCCGCGGCCGCTCGCGGACCATCCCCCAGCGCTAG
- a CDS encoding TetR/AcrR family transcriptional regulator yields MRAEGAVASAPPQPAVVRSPKDRLIEAAMELVAGSGGQPVSTRQITEKAGVTAPTLYHHFGDKDGLMEAVVARGFEEFLESEGTMARSDIPVEDVKRLWDVHVRFGVTHAQLYMLMFGNTGTSRRSAVVIEAERLLESELSRLAAAGQLAVRPVEAARAVLASNIGVTLMLIADATEGAPAGDHPEGGLSPDALVASALSTQTRDAVLRSVLTDPSIVDAPYAGAPAAEGGQPSYVAAAIALNATLQSSHPDQLSGTEMKLFLEWLHRLSSAPSAPQSPARPPSAG; encoded by the coding sequence ATGCGAGCGGAAGGCGCGGTGGCGAGCGCGCCGCCGCAGCCCGCCGTCGTGCGTTCCCCCAAGGATCGCCTCATCGAGGCGGCGATGGAGCTTGTGGCAGGATCCGGCGGGCAACCCGTCTCGACCCGCCAGATCACGGAGAAGGCGGGCGTCACCGCGCCCACCCTGTACCACCACTTCGGGGACAAGGACGGGCTCATGGAGGCCGTCGTCGCGCGCGGCTTCGAGGAGTTCCTCGAGAGCGAGGGCACCATGGCGCGCTCGGACATCCCCGTCGAGGACGTCAAGCGGCTCTGGGATGTCCACGTCCGGTTCGGCGTCACCCACGCCCAGCTGTACATGCTCATGTTCGGCAACACCGGCACGAGCCGGCGGTCCGCCGTCGTGATCGAAGCCGAGCGCCTCCTCGAGAGCGAGCTCAGCCGGCTCGCCGCCGCGGGCCAGCTCGCGGTGCGCCCCGTCGAGGCTGCGCGGGCGGTCCTCGCCTCGAACATCGGGGTCACCCTCATGCTCATCGCGGACGCCACCGAAGGCGCCCCCGCTGGTGACCACCCCGAAGGGGGCCTCTCCCCGGACGCGCTCGTCGCATCCGCCCTGTCCACCCAGACGCGGGACGCCGTGCTCCGTTCCGTGCTCACGGACCCCAGCATCGTCGATGCACCCTACGCCGGGGCGCCAGCGGCAGAAGGAGGGCAGCCGAGCTATGTCGCCGCTGCCATTGCCCTCAACGCCACGCTCCAGTCCTCGCACCCGGACCAGCTGTCCGGCACCGAGATGAAGCTCTTCCTCGAATGGCTCCACCGGCTCTCGAGCGCGCCCTCGGCGCCCCAGAGCCCGGCGAGGCCGCCGAGCGCGGGCTGA
- a CDS encoding TetR/AcrR family transcriptional regulator — MPSASATSTARAGSSTGRRGRPGYDQQSVLNIAVEVFNRHGYDATSMGILAENLGISKSAIYHHVPSKEDLLALALEEALGGLESVWDAPDSQSGTAEHRLEFVVRSTVHVLTDRLPFVTLLLRLRGNTETERAALERRRSFDRKVAELIAEARAEGTVRTDIDPRTVARLLFGTINSIVEWYRPGGSLTPAKLADDVVAVLFDGLHTRS, encoded by the coding sequence ATGCCCTCAGCCTCAGCAACCTCCACCGCGCGCGCCGGTTCCTCCACGGGCCGGCGCGGGCGGCCGGGATACGACCAGCAGTCCGTGCTCAACATCGCGGTCGAGGTCTTCAACCGGCACGGGTACGACGCGACGAGCATGGGGATCCTCGCCGAGAACCTCGGCATCTCGAAGTCCGCGATCTACCACCACGTCCCGTCGAAGGAGGACCTCCTCGCGCTCGCGCTCGAGGAGGCCCTCGGCGGCCTCGAGTCGGTGTGGGACGCGCCCGACTCGCAGTCGGGAACCGCCGAGCACCGCCTCGAGTTCGTGGTCCGCTCGACCGTCCACGTGCTCACCGACAGGCTCCCGTTCGTCACGCTCCTGCTGCGCCTGCGCGGCAACACCGAAACGGAGCGGGCGGCCCTGGAACGCCGCCGCAGCTTCGACCGCAAGGTAGCCGAGCTCATCGCGGAGGCCCGTGCGGAGGGCACCGTCCGGACGGACATCGACCCGCGCACCGTGGCCCGCCTGCTGTTCGGCACGATCAACTCGATCGTCGAGTGGTACCGCCCCGGGGGCTCCCTCACTCCCGCGAAGCTCGCCGACGACGTCGTGGCCGTGCTCTTCGACGGGCTGCACACACGCAGCTGA
- a CDS encoding phospholipase C: protein MSKFSIRAAAAASALGLAAATAGGVVAAQASSSTATPIKHVVVIFGENVSFDHYFATYPNAANTPGEKIQGTGAAASAFAAAPTTPKNINTLQNAGLLAPNNPNASQPARLTPSQAVTCDQNHEYTAEQKAYNGGLMDKFVENTSTDACGAAGDPRYRAPGLTMDYYDGNTVTGLWNYAQHFAMSDNSFSDTFGPSTPGALNLVAGQTHGVTSVDPFTGKQTATPDAYTVKSADAAGVGTVTGDPDPAYDDCSDSSHAKNYALAAMSGKNVGDLLNTKGVSWGWFQGGFTPQDTKNIKGTDYAQCTTTHTNVAGVSSTDYNPHHEPFQYYASTANPKHLPPANDAEIGHSGQANHQYDLTSFDKVVNTDNMPAVSFLKAPNYQDGHASYSDPIDEQAFIVNEVNAIQKSKNWDSTAIVLAYDDSDGWYDHVATKVLNASNDSTNDAAWCRDAAAAGAPILGGYADRCGPGPRQPLLVVSPYAKANFVDHTVTQQSSILRFIEDNWGLGRLGDGSFDAIAGSLGNMFNFNAQPRRDGLILDPASGQVVQAAYCTGNNGAHLGQGGSCR, encoded by the coding sequence ATGTCGAAGTTCAGCATCCGTGCCGCGGCCGCGGCGAGCGCCTTGGGCCTCGCCGCCGCCACGGCCGGAGGTGTCGTCGCCGCGCAGGCGTCGTCGTCCACCGCCACACCCATCAAGCACGTCGTTGTCATCTTCGGCGAGAACGTCTCATTCGACCACTACTTCGCCACGTACCCGAACGCGGCCAACACCCCCGGCGAGAAGATCCAGGGCACCGGCGCGGCGGCGTCGGCCTTCGCCGCGGCGCCCACCACGCCAAAGAACATCAACACGCTGCAGAACGCCGGCCTGCTCGCGCCGAACAACCCCAACGCCTCCCAGCCTGCGCGGCTCACGCCCAGCCAGGCCGTGACGTGCGACCAGAACCACGAGTACACCGCCGAGCAGAAGGCATACAACGGCGGGCTCATGGACAAGTTCGTCGAGAACACCAGCACCGACGCGTGCGGCGCGGCGGGCGACCCGCGGTACCGGGCGCCGGGCCTGACGATGGACTACTACGACGGCAACACCGTCACGGGCCTGTGGAACTACGCCCAGCACTTCGCGATGAGCGACAACAGCTTCTCCGACACGTTCGGCCCGTCCACGCCGGGCGCGCTCAACCTCGTGGCCGGCCAGACGCACGGCGTGACGAGCGTCGACCCGTTCACGGGCAAGCAGACCGCCACACCTGACGCGTACACGGTCAAGTCTGCGGATGCGGCCGGTGTCGGCACCGTCACGGGCGATCCTGACCCGGCGTACGACGACTGCTCCGACAGCAGCCACGCCAAGAACTACGCCCTCGCGGCGATGAGCGGCAAGAACGTCGGCGACCTCCTCAACACCAAGGGCGTCTCGTGGGGCTGGTTCCAGGGCGGCTTCACCCCGCAGGACACCAAGAACATCAAGGGCACCGACTACGCCCAGTGCACGACGACGCACACCAACGTCGCCGGCGTCTCCTCGACGGACTACAACCCGCACCACGAGCCGTTCCAGTACTACGCCTCGACTGCGAACCCCAAGCACCTTCCCCCGGCAAACGACGCCGAGATCGGCCACAGCGGCCAGGCGAACCACCAGTACGACCTCACCTCCTTCGACAAGGTCGTGAACACGGACAACATGCCGGCCGTGTCCTTCCTCAAGGCGCCCAACTACCAGGACGGCCACGCCTCCTACTCGGACCCGATCGACGAGCAGGCCTTCATCGTCAACGAGGTCAACGCGATCCAGAAGTCCAAGAACTGGGACTCCACGGCGATCGTCCTGGCCTACGACGACTCCGACGGCTGGTACGACCACGTCGCCACGAAGGTGCTCAACGCGTCCAACGACTCCACGAACGACGCCGCGTGGTGCCGTGACGCTGCGGCCGCCGGCGCGCCGATCCTCGGCGGCTACGCGGACCGTTGCGGCCCCGGCCCCCGCCAGCCGCTCCTCGTGGTCTCCCCCTACGCGAAGGCCAACTTCGTGGACCACACGGTGACGCAGCAGTCCTCGATCCTGCGCTTCATCGAGGACAACTGGGGCCTCGGCAGGCTCGGCGACGGCTCGTTCGACGCGATCGCCGGATCGCTCGGGAACATGTTCAATTTCAACGCCCAACCGCGCCGCGACGGCCTGATCCTCGACCCGGCCAGCGGCCAGGTGGTCCAGGCCGCGTACTGCACCGGCAACAACGGCGCCCACCTGGGCCAGGGCGGATCGTGCCGCTGA
- a CDS encoding DUF427 domain-containing protein, producing MAVRISHELRRLVPQLRYEPTPKRLRARLGEATVLDSRRAVVLWEPERYLPVHAVPEGDVAARLEPLGADEPPRPPADPPSSPYPFSPHTADGERLTVVVGGAGGETRVSDAAFRLADPDLAGYIAFDTDAFSWSEEDEQIIGHPRDPFSRIDMRATGARMRVELGGVVLAESSETVRLFEGRLPPRTYFRPADVHWERLAPDPLRTICPYKGVAVYWAAPGLGDGRPVAWSYGPPETTFPEMAQIHGLIAFFDERVDTFADGVPVARPRTAWA from the coding sequence ATGGCAGTCAGGATCTCCCACGAACTCAGGCGCCTCGTCCCGCAGCTCCGCTACGAACCCACCCCCAAGCGGCTGCGCGCCCGGCTCGGCGAGGCCACCGTGCTCGACTCGCGCCGCGCCGTCGTGCTCTGGGAGCCCGAGCGATACCTGCCCGTCCACGCGGTGCCCGAGGGCGACGTCGCCGCCCGCCTCGAGCCCCTCGGCGCCGACGAGCCGCCCCGCCCCCCGGCGGATCCGCCGAGCTCGCCGTACCCCTTCTCGCCCCACACGGCCGACGGCGAGCGGCTCACTGTCGTTGTGGGCGGCGCGGGCGGCGAGACGCGCGTGAGCGACGCCGCATTCCGGCTTGCCGACCCGGACCTGGCGGGCTACATCGCGTTCGACACCGACGCGTTCTCATGGTCCGAGGAGGACGAGCAGATCATCGGGCACCCGCGGGACCCCTTCAGCCGGATCGACATGCGCGCCACCGGCGCGCGCATGCGCGTGGAGCTGGGCGGGGTGGTGCTCGCCGAGTCGTCCGAGACGGTGCGGCTCTTCGAGGGGCGCCTGCCGCCGCGCACGTACTTCCGGCCAGCGGACGTGCACTGGGAGCGCCTCGCGCCGGACCCCCTGCGGACGATCTGCCCGTACAAGGGAGTGGCCGTGTACTGGGCGGCGCCGGGCCTCGGCGACGGACGGCCCGTCGCGTGGAGCTACGGACCCCCCGAAACCACCTTCCCCGAGATGGCCCAGATCCACGGGCTGATCGCGTTCTTCGACGAGCGCGTCGACACCTTCGCGGACGGCGTTCCGGTGGCGCGCCCGCGGACGGCTTGGGCGTAG
- a CDS encoding PTS mannitol transporter subunit IICBA, whose product MSTTAAPSRMHTARAGVQKFGTFLSGMIMPNIGAFIAWGLITALFIEKGWLPVGALGGFGNGPDGKPYVGLVGPMITYLLPLLIAYTGGKAVYDVRGGVVGAIGTMGVILGAGIPMFIGAMIMGPLGGWTMKKIDAIWDGKIKPGFEMLVNNFSAGIWGAILALFGFYAISPVVTWFTEQAGNVVQFLVNNGLLPLTSIFIEPAKVLFLNNAINHGVLTPLGTQQSLEQGKSILFLLEANPGPGLGILLAYMFFGRGAAKASAPGAALIHFIGGIHEIYFPYVLMRPILILATMAGGMTGIATLAVTHSGLVAPAAPGSIIAVLAQTAKDSYFGVILSVILACAVSFVIASIILRASKDRGEGDLAAATAQMEGMKGKKSMASSVLGAGAAGGAGVALATDIKNIVFACDAGMGSSAMGASVLRNKIKAAGHKDVTVVNKAISALTDTYDMVVVHQDLALRAEEKTPSAQIVTVDNFMGSPKYDEIVALLDEQAATEPTPFEGVPAKAEPASEVEAAASHVPVPHVHEETKDVLRRESILLGTTAPDMGGAIDEAGRLLKEAGAVDDAYIASMHERETSVSTYMGNFLAIPHGTNEAKDHIQASAVTFIRYDAPVDWNGKPVKFVVGIAGKGKEHLGILAKIAKVFGDKEQVARLESAATVDEVLDILGKVNA is encoded by the coding sequence ATGTCGACCACAGCAGCGCCGTCGCGCATGCACACGGCCCGGGCCGGGGTGCAGAAGTTCGGCACGTTCCTCTCAGGCATGATCATGCCGAACATCGGCGCATTCATCGCCTGGGGCCTCATCACCGCCCTCTTCATCGAGAAGGGCTGGCTCCCCGTCGGCGCCCTCGGCGGCTTCGGCAACGGGCCGGACGGCAAGCCCTACGTGGGCCTCGTCGGGCCCATGATCACCTATCTCCTCCCGCTGCTCATCGCGTACACGGGCGGCAAGGCCGTCTACGACGTGCGCGGCGGCGTGGTCGGCGCCATCGGCACCATGGGCGTCATCCTCGGTGCGGGCATCCCGATGTTCATCGGCGCCATGATCATGGGCCCGCTGGGCGGCTGGACCATGAAGAAGATCGACGCGATCTGGGACGGGAAGATCAAGCCCGGCTTCGAGATGCTCGTCAACAACTTTTCCGCCGGCATCTGGGGCGCCATCCTGGCGCTCTTCGGGTTCTACGCGATCAGCCCCGTCGTGACGTGGTTCACGGAGCAAGCGGGCAACGTGGTCCAGTTCCTCGTCAACAACGGACTCCTCCCACTCACCTCGATCTTCATCGAGCCCGCGAAGGTCCTCTTCCTCAACAACGCCATCAACCATGGCGTCCTCACCCCGCTCGGCACGCAGCAGTCGCTCGAGCAGGGCAAGTCGATCCTGTTCCTGCTCGAGGCCAACCCCGGCCCCGGCCTGGGGATCCTGCTCGCCTACATGTTCTTCGGACGCGGCGCGGCCAAGGCCTCGGCCCCCGGTGCGGCGCTCATCCACTTCATCGGCGGCATCCACGAGATCTACTTCCCGTACGTGCTCATGCGCCCGATCCTCATCCTCGCCACCATGGCCGGCGGCATGACCGGCATCGCGACCCTCGCCGTCACCCACTCCGGCCTCGTCGCCCCGGCGGCCCCGGGCTCGATCATCGCGGTGCTGGCCCAGACCGCGAAGGACAGCTATTTCGGCGTGATCCTGTCGGTCATCCTTGCGTGCGCGGTCTCGTTCGTCATCGCCTCGATCATCCTGCGCGCGTCCAAGGACAGGGGCGAGGGGGACCTCGCCGCCGCGACCGCGCAGATGGAGGGCATGAAGGGCAAGAAGTCCATGGCCTCGAGCGTCCTCGGCGCCGGTGCCGCGGGCGGTGCAGGCGTGGCCCTCGCGACCGACATCAAGAACATCGTCTTCGCGTGCGACGCCGGCATGGGCTCCTCCGCGATGGGCGCCTCTGTGCTCCGCAACAAGATCAAGGCCGCCGGCCACAAGGACGTCACGGTGGTCAACAAGGCCATCTCGGCCCTGACCGACACCTACGACATGGTGGTGGTCCACCAGGACCTCGCCCTGCGGGCCGAGGAGAAGACACCGAGCGCGCAGATCGTCACGGTGGACAACTTCATGGGCAGCCCCAAGTACGACGAGATCGTCGCGCTCCTGGACGAGCAGGCCGCGACCGAACCCACCCCGTTCGAGGGGGTCCCCGCCAAGGCCGAGCCCGCTTCCGAAGTCGAGGCCGCGGCGTCGCACGTCCCCGTCCCGCACGTGCACGAGGAGACCAAGGATGTGCTGCGGCGCGAATCCATCCTCCTCGGCACCACCGCCCCGGACATGGGCGGCGCGATCGATGAGGCGGGCCGCCTTCTGAAGGAGGCCGGCGCCGTCGACGACGCGTACATCGCCTCGATGCACGAGCGCGAGACGTCCGTCTCGACCTACATGGGCAACTTCCTCGCGATCCCGCACGGCACGAACGAGGCGAAGGACCACATCCAGGCCTCTGCGGTGACGTTCATCCGCTACGACGCGCCCGTGGACTGGAACGGCAAGCCCGTGAAGTTCGTGGTCGGGATCGCCGGCAAGGGCAAGGAGCACCTCGGCATCCTCGCCAAGATCGCCAAGGTCTTCGGCGACAAGGAGCAGGTGGCGCGCCTCGAGTCCGCCGCGACGGTCGACGAGGTGCTCGACATCCTCGGGAAGGTCAACGCGTGA
- a CDS encoding mannitol-1-phosphate 5-dehydrogenase translates to MSAAPQEAGQGGAGQRTAVHFGAGNIGRGFVGLLLHDAGYRLVFADVAAPLIDAINATSSYTVHEVGEGGVDHLVDGYVGVNSATDEAELVERIAAADVVTTAVGPNILKFVAPVIARGIAARPAGAGPLAVMACENAINATDILEEQVRAAAKGEGLDDADVDARAVFANTAVDRIVPGQDPGAGLDVRVEPYFEWAIEQEPFGDDVPDIPGVTWVDSLGPYIERKLFTVNTGHASAAYFGRLAGAEKISDALAIPEVRAKVEAVLAETKALLVAKYGFAPEQQQAYVEKILGRFANPELPDTVERVGRAPLRKLSRHERFVGPAAELAERGLPADALLTAMRAALAFDAPDDDEAARLQAILGGDASDEAVAEELTGLGPDHPLHDAVAALVKEARAAQPD, encoded by the coding sequence GTGAGCGCCGCACCCCAGGAGGCTGGGCAGGGAGGCGCCGGGCAGCGGACCGCCGTCCACTTCGGCGCAGGGAACATCGGGCGCGGGTTCGTCGGCCTGCTCCTGCACGACGCCGGGTACCGCCTCGTGTTCGCGGACGTCGCCGCGCCGCTCATCGACGCGATCAACGCCACCTCCTCGTACACCGTGCACGAGGTGGGGGAGGGCGGCGTCGACCATCTCGTGGACGGGTACGTGGGCGTCAACTCGGCCACGGACGAGGCCGAGCTCGTCGAACGGATCGCCGCCGCGGACGTGGTGACGACCGCCGTCGGGCCCAACATCCTCAAGTTCGTGGCGCCGGTCATCGCGCGCGGGATCGCCGCGCGCCCGGCCGGCGCCGGCCCGCTCGCAGTCATGGCGTGCGAGAACGCGATCAACGCCACGGACATCCTCGAGGAGCAGGTCCGCGCCGCAGCGAAGGGGGAGGGGCTCGACGACGCCGACGTGGACGCCCGCGCCGTGTTCGCCAACACCGCCGTGGACCGGATCGTGCCCGGGCAGGACCCTGGTGCGGGCCTCGACGTGCGGGTCGAACCGTACTTCGAGTGGGCGATCGAGCAGGAGCCCTTCGGGGACGACGTCCCGGACATCCCCGGCGTGACGTGGGTGGACTCGCTCGGGCCGTACATCGAGCGCAAGCTCTTCACGGTCAACACGGGCCACGCGTCCGCCGCCTACTTCGGGCGGCTGGCGGGGGCGGAGAAGATCTCGGACGCGCTCGCCATTCCCGAGGTCCGCGCCAAGGTCGAGGCAGTCCTAGCCGAGACCAAGGCGCTGCTTGTGGCCAAGTACGGCTTCGCGCCGGAGCAGCAGCAGGCGTACGTGGAGAAGATCCTCGGGCGCTTCGCGAACCCGGAGCTGCCCGACACGGTGGAGCGCGTGGGCCGCGCGCCGCTGCGCAAGCTGTCGCGGCACGAGCGGTTCGTGGGACCCGCCGCCGAGCTGGCCGAGCGCGGGCTGCCCGCGGATGCGCTGCTCACGGCCATGCGCGCGGCGCTTGCCTTCGACGCGCCCGACGACGACGAGGCCGCCCGCCTCCAGGCCATCCTGGGCGGGGACGCGTCCGACGAGGCCGTCGCGGAGGAGCTCACAGGGCTGGGCCCGGACCACCCGCTGCACGACGCGGTCGCGGCCCTCGTGAAGGAGGCGCGGGCGGCCCAGCCGGACTGA
- a CDS encoding PQQ-dependent sugar dehydrogenase, which yields MPSVPRRVVLRGSLALLWVSTTAGAAAALGGCTASSAPRDATSAPASAGPSLGPGPAQGPRVTGTVADGLDTPWSIAFLPDGTALISERGTGRILEIPSAGGAPREVARIAVRTDTSEGGLLGLAPSPRFAEDGMLFAYYTGAGGNRVAALHWDGRALGGERVLVDGIPAAAIHNGGRIKVGPDGLLYIGTGDATRQAAAQDRGSLSGKVLRVGLDGAPAPGNPFGTRVYTYGHRNVQGLAWDSGGRLWASELGPDRDDELNLLMPGSQYGWPDVTGARSANGSVPAVHVWPSTADASPSALAIVDDVAYVACLRGERLWRIPLPAPGKPVPAGGTLPGAAEFFRGQYGRLRDVVQVPGKRELWLATNEGTQSRILAVTI from the coding sequence ATGCCCTCCGTTCCGCGCCGCGTGGTCCTCCGCGGCTCGCTCGCCCTCCTCTGGGTGAGCACGACGGCGGGCGCGGCCGCGGCGCTCGGCGGGTGCACGGCGTCGTCCGCCCCGCGCGACGCGACCAGTGCGCCGGCGAGTGCCGGCCCGTCGCTGGGGCCCGGGCCGGCGCAGGGGCCGCGCGTCACCGGCACGGTTGCCGACGGGCTCGACACACCATGGTCCATCGCGTTCCTGCCGGACGGCACCGCGCTCATATCGGAGCGGGGCACCGGGCGGATCCTCGAGATCCCCTCCGCCGGCGGAGCCCCGCGCGAGGTGGCGCGGATCGCCGTGCGGACCGACACGAGCGAGGGCGGGCTCCTGGGCCTCGCGCCGTCACCGAGGTTCGCCGAGGACGGCATGCTGTTCGCGTACTACACCGGCGCGGGCGGGAACCGGGTGGCCGCGCTGCACTGGGACGGGCGGGCCCTCGGCGGCGAACGCGTGCTCGTGGACGGGATCCCGGCCGCGGCGATCCACAACGGCGGCCGGATCAAGGTCGGGCCGGATGGGCTGCTGTACATCGGCACGGGGGACGCGACCCGGCAGGCCGCCGCCCAGGACCGCGGAAGCCTGTCGGGCAAGGTGCTGCGCGTGGGGCTCGACGGCGCGCCCGCGCCCGGGAACCCGTTCGGCACCCGGGTGTACACGTACGGGCACCGCAATGTGCAGGGCCTCGCGTGGGATTCGGGCGGGCGCCTGTGGGCGAGCGAGCTTGGACCGGACCGCGACGACGAGCTCAACCTCCTCATGCCCGGGTCGCAGTACGGCTGGCCGGACGTCACGGGGGCACGGAGCGCCAACGGCAGCGTCCCGGCCGTGCATGTCTGGCCGTCGACGGCGGACGCGTCTCCGAGCGCCCTCGCGATCGTCGACGACGTCGCGTACGTCGCGTGCCTGCGCGGCGAGCGGCTGTGGCGGATCCCCCTGCCCGCGCCCGGCAAGCCCGTGCCGGCTGGCGGGACCCTGCCGGGCGCCGCGGAGTTCTTCCGCGGGCAGTACGGACGCCTGCGGGACGTGGTGCAGGTGCCGGGCAAGCGCGAACTGTGGCTCGCGACGAATGAGGGGACGCAGTCCCGCATCCTCGCCGTGACGATCTGA
- the paaK gene encoding phenylacetate--CoA ligase PaaK, with amino-acid sequence MTQTASAPQTPSSSNSSAFGPAVLDAEETMSRDQIEALQLTRLKETVKYAYERVPHYTRKFDEAGVRPEDLKELDDLAKFPYTTKEDLREEYPFGMFAVPMNEVTRIHASSGTTGRPTVVAYTKQDLENWATIVARCFRASGVRPGMKVHNAYGYGLFTGGLGAHSGIEKLGATVIPMSGGQTEKQIQLIEDFAPDAICCTPTYLLTIGDAMIHKGLDPRKTSLKYAVLGAEPWTNEMRAELEEMFGIKACDIYGLSEVMGPGVAGEAVETQDGSTIWEDHFRPEIVDPFDLTKTKSDGETGELVFTSLTKKALPIIRYRTKDLSSLLPGTARPGHRRMGRISGRTDDMIILRGVNMFPSQIEEIALRIPELSPHFQLILTRPAGQRMDSLTVKIEPRDGTTPEQRQAAAANLKHAIKVNVGSSCTIDVVEPGSLERSNGKLRRIFDLRDQA; translated from the coding sequence GTGACCCAGACCGCTTCCGCCCCCCAGACCCCGAGCTCTTCGAATTCCTCGGCCTTCGGCCCCGCCGTCCTCGACGCCGAGGAGACGATGAGCCGGGACCAGATCGAGGCCCTCCAGCTGACCCGGCTGAAGGAGACCGTCAAGTACGCCTACGAGCGCGTGCCGCACTACACGCGCAAGTTCGACGAGGCCGGGGTCCGCCCCGAGGACCTCAAGGAGCTCGACGACCTCGCGAAGTTCCCCTACACCACGAAGGAGGACCTCCGCGAGGAGTACCCGTTCGGCATGTTCGCCGTGCCGATGAACGAGGTCACGCGCATCCACGCATCCTCCGGCACCACGGGCCGCCCCACCGTCGTGGCGTACACCAAGCAGGACCTCGAGAACTGGGCCACCATCGTGGCCCGCTGCTTCCGCGCCTCCGGCGTCCGCCCGGGCATGAAGGTCCACAACGCGTACGGCTACGGCCTCTTCACCGGCGGCCTCGGCGCGCACTCGGGCATCGAGAAGCTCGGCGCAACGGTCATCCCGATGTCCGGCGGCCAGACCGAGAAGCAGATCCAGCTCATCGAGGACTTCGCCCCGGACGCGATCTGCTGCACGCCGACCTACCTCCTCACCATCGGCGACGCGATGATCCACAAGGGCCTCGACCCCCGCAAGACGTCCCTCAAGTACGCCGTGCTCGGTGCCGAGCCGTGGACCAACGAGATGCGGGCGGAACTCGAGGAGATGTTCGGCATCAAGGCGTGCGACATCTACGGCCTCTCCGAGGTCATGGGCCCGGGCGTTGCCGGCGAGGCAGTCGAGACGCAGGACGGCTCCACCATCTGGGAGGACCACTTCCGCCCGGAGATCGTGGACCCGTTCGACCTCACCAAGACCAAGTCCGACGGCGAGACCGGCGAACTCGTCTTCACGTCCCTGACGAAGAAGGCCCTGCCGATCATCCGGTACCGCACCAAGGACCTCTCCTCCCTGCTCCCGGGCACCGCGCGCCCCGGCCACCGCCGCATGGGCCGCATCTCCGGCCGCACCGACGACATGATCATCCTGCGCGGGGTGAACATGTTCCCGTCCCAGATCGAGGAGATCGCGCTGCGGATCCCGGAACTGAGCCCGCACTTCCAGCTCATCCTCACCCGCCCCGCGGGCCAGCGGATGGACTCGCTCACGGTGAAGATCGAGCCGCGCGACGGCACGACGCCGGAGCAGCGCCAGGCCGCCGCGGCGAACCTCAAGCACGCGATCAAGGTCAACGTCGGCTCGTCCTGCACGATCGACGTCGTGGAGCCCGGCTCGCTCGAGCGCTCCAACGGCAAGCTCCGCCGGATCTTCGACCTGCGCGACCAGGCCTAA